One Paenibacillus sp. FSL W8-0186 genomic window carries:
- a CDS encoding zinc ABC transporter substrate-binding protein → MDQLKVKKGPLQRLKMTLSVLALIIVAACSKVEGGMIHALRGEEQEIIQVVATTGMIADLVQQIGGTEVQVTALMRPGVDPHLFKASQGDIQKLDKANMVFYGGLHLEGKMTEILEKLGRHKYTVPVSKDIDQALLRSGADINGTQFDPHIWFDVKLWISAAGTVRDTLAAYDPNHAELYRQNAEAYIEELNALDAEIKDKINEIPESGRVLVTAHDAFGYFGDAYGMKVMGLQGISTAAEYGSKDVSNLRDYLVENKIKAVFVESSVPPKAMEAVIAGAKEKGHAVIIGGELYSDSLGEPGSGADTYITMVRHNVNTIVEALK, encoded by the coding sequence ATGGATCAGTTAAAAGTCAAGAAGGGTCCGCTGCAGCGCTTGAAAATGACGCTTAGCGTACTGGCATTGATCATAGTGGCAGCATGCTCCAAAGTCGAGGGGGGGATGATTCATGCCTTGCGGGGAGAAGAACAGGAGATTATTCAGGTTGTGGCAACAACGGGCATGATCGCTGACCTCGTTCAGCAAATTGGCGGTACGGAGGTTCAAGTCACGGCACTGATGCGTCCGGGGGTTGACCCGCATTTATTCAAGGCTTCTCAAGGAGATATCCAGAAGCTGGATAAGGCGAACATGGTGTTTTACGGCGGGCTGCATCTCGAAGGGAAAATGACGGAAATTTTGGAGAAGCTGGGACGGCACAAGTACACGGTTCCGGTCTCGAAGGATATTGATCAGGCTCTGCTTCGATCTGGGGCGGATATCAATGGCACGCAATTCGATCCGCATATTTGGTTTGACGTCAAGCTGTGGATTTCTGCAGCGGGGACGGTTCGGGACACGCTTGCCGCTTACGATCCGAATCATGCAGAGCTGTACCGGCAAAATGCCGAGGCATACATCGAAGAGCTGAATGCCCTGGACGCCGAAATCAAGGACAAAATTAACGAAATCCCGGAATCCGGACGGGTGCTGGTCACCGCACATGATGCCTTCGGATATTTCGGGGACGCCTATGGCATGAAGGTTATGGGTTTGCAGGGCATTAGCACGGCAGCCGAATACGGCTCCAAGGATGTCAGCAATCTGCGGGATTATTTGGTCGAGAATAAAATCAAAGCCGTGTTCGTGGAATCGAGCGTTCCCCCTAAGGCAATGGAAGCGGTCATCGCGGGGGCGAAGGAGAAAGGGCATGCCGTCATCATCGGCGGCGAGCTGTACTCTGATTCGCTGGGCGAACCGGGTTCGGGTGCGGATACGTATATTACGATGGTTCGCCATAATGTTAACACCATTGTTGAAGCGTTGAAATAA
- a CDS encoding penicillin-binding transpeptidase domain-containing protein: protein MKRYYSEDVLEQESRLQRHFNIRLNFFFFSTFLIFTVMIVRLAILQFVEGPSLAEQGVDLKLKDVPLPPIRGTIYAAGGEKLAYSMSVQSLYITLQKDYSQSTERGKENRPEAIELAKKLKAAFDAHGDANEGALTLDEIIDALDLEYRKASGFEPRRIKMGLNSREIAYFLERKDQFPGIEVLEESVRYYDPDQVAVQTVGYMRKYANASTNLDFYKEIRASGESNPALQYTETEHVGYDGLELYYQNELRGKNGFKKIAVNSRNMVKGIPEWTAPEKGYDLHTTINKSVQLAAQQAITDQLKWLHSNRVSGKLHPDAKTGYAVAMEVETGNIVAMASMPDYDANVWQSGGISAEDWKRIENNYQNGTVTPISSGRSGHTFDSTVYLGSTVKPLSVLIGLNEGLFSANAQYNDKGIVYFGKNDSSSVRNSGRAAYGPMDPSKAIYKSSNAFMVDMVGKRLYRKYRSKGIEVWDEYMKEFGLGVSTGIDLPREFYGILDYRDEGESELARLVYASFGQQAKYTPLQLAQYTATLASRGKRMEPHLVSKITDSNGNVVKVFEPKVLNEVNFKKEHWDKVIAGMKTDVSAFNGFPYDFARKTGTSEQDYKGRKIDNGVFIAFAPREKPKLAVAVVVPEGGFGSTSAAPIACKIFEAYDWEYGLDGAPKKQGRKE, encoded by the coding sequence ATGAAGAGGTATTACTCGGAGGATGTCCTGGAGCAGGAGAGCAGGCTGCAGCGGCACTTTAATATTCGCCTGAATTTTTTCTTTTTTAGCACATTCCTGATTTTTACGGTGATGATCGTCCGTCTGGCTATTCTGCAATTTGTTGAGGGGCCATCCCTGGCAGAGCAGGGGGTGGATTTGAAGCTCAAGGATGTTCCGCTTCCGCCGATTCGGGGGACGATCTACGCTGCCGGGGGAGAGAAGCTGGCTTACTCTATGTCGGTGCAATCTCTGTACATTACGCTGCAGAAAGATTATAGCCAGAGCACGGAGCGTGGGAAAGAGAATCGCCCTGAGGCCATAGAATTAGCGAAGAAGCTAAAGGCTGCTTTCGATGCGCATGGCGATGCAAACGAAGGAGCGCTCACGCTTGACGAAATTATCGATGCTTTGGATTTGGAATATCGGAAGGCTAGCGGCTTCGAGCCCCGGCGGATCAAGATGGGGCTCAACTCAAGGGAAATCGCTTATTTTTTGGAGCGGAAGGATCAATTCCCGGGGATCGAGGTGCTGGAAGAGAGTGTCCGTTATTATGACCCGGATCAAGTGGCCGTCCAAACGGTCGGATACATGAGGAAGTACGCGAATGCGTCAACGAATTTGGACTTCTACAAGGAAATTAGAGCATCAGGCGAGTCCAATCCGGCTTTGCAGTATACGGAGACCGAACATGTGGGATACGATGGGCTGGAGCTGTATTATCAAAACGAGCTGCGTGGTAAAAACGGCTTCAAGAAAATTGCTGTAAATTCACGGAACATGGTCAAGGGGATTCCAGAATGGACTGCGCCCGAGAAGGGGTACGATCTGCATACGACCATTAACAAAAGTGTACAGCTGGCTGCCCAGCAGGCCATAACCGATCAGTTGAAATGGCTGCACAGCAACCGGGTCTCCGGCAAGCTGCATCCGGATGCCAAAACGGGATATGCGGTAGCCATGGAAGTGGAGACCGGGAATATTGTGGCGATGGCCAGCATGCCCGACTATGACGCAAACGTATGGCAGAGCGGGGGGATATCAGCCGAGGATTGGAAGCGGATCGAGAATAATTACCAGAACGGGACGGTTACTCCCATCAGCTCGGGACGCTCCGGGCATACTTTTGACTCTACCGTATATTTAGGATCGACGGTCAAGCCGTTGTCGGTTCTTATCGGGTTGAATGAGGGCCTGTTCTCGGCAAATGCTCAATACAATGACAAGGGGATCGTTTATTTCGGAAAAAACGACTCCTCCAGCGTCCGGAATTCCGGTCGTGCTGCCTACGGCCCGATGGATCCGTCCAAGGCGATATACAAATCCTCGAACGCTTTTATGGTTGATATGGTAGGCAAGAGGCTTTACAGAAAGTACAGGAGCAAAGGAATCGAAGTATGGGATGAATATATGAAAGAATTTGGCCTTGGTGTGTCGACCGGCATCGATTTACCGAGAGAATTCTATGGTATACTGGATTACCGGGACGAGGGGGAGAGTGAACTGGCAAGGCTGGTCTATGCCTCCTTCGGCCAGCAGGCGAAATATACTCCTCTGCAATTAGCTCAGTATACTGCTACCTTGGCGAGCCGCGGCAAACGGATGGAACCGCACCTGGTGAGCAAAATTACCGATTCAAACGGCAATGTGGTTAAAGTATTCGAGCCGAAAGTACTGAATGAAGTGAACTTTAAAAAGGAGCACTGGGATAAGGTCATCGCTGGGATGAAGACGGATGTGTCAGCATTTAACGGCTTCCCGTATGATTTTGCCCGTAAGACGGGAACCTCGGAGCAGGACTATAAGGGCCGTAAGATCGATAACGGGGTGTTCATCGCCTTTGCTCCCCGGGAGAAACCGAAGCTGGCCGTGGCCGTCGTTGTCCCGGAGGGCGGCTTCGGGTCGACGAGCGCCGCGCCGATTGCCTGCAAAATTTTTGAGGCATACGATTGGGAATACGGGCTGGACGGCGCGCCTAAGAAGCAGGGCCGGAAGGAATAA
- a CDS encoding penicillin-binding transpeptidase domain-containing protein, with translation MKKVYSDDPREQEIELQRHFNIRLNLFFFSAFAIFTVIIVRLAILQFVEGPTLAQQGTGLRVKDVPLPPTRGTIYAAGGEKLAYSTPVQSLYITLQKDYSKNSTRGKENRPEAIALAEKLKEAFDKYGDPNGTPMTLDDIVDAMDLEYRRANGFAPRRIKIDLTDQEIAYFLERKDQFPGLDIVEESIRHYDEDRVAVQTIGYLRKFSSTLDVSWYDSVRETMAAENKDPGLEYTAEEFVGFDGLEMQYQHELRGKNGYKSVPIDPRNMATGIPELTAPQKGYDLHTTINKNVQLTAQQAITDQLKWLHTNPVSGKLHPNAKTGYAVAMEVETGNIIAMASMPDYDSNVWKSGGVSGEVWKEIENSYKNGTITPFGSGRSGHNFESTILLGSTIKPLSVLIGLNEGLFTTNTTYNDRGIAYFGRNDSSRVRNSGSHAYGSMDPSRAIYKSSNTFMVDMVGKRLYNKYGAEGIDVWDKYMKDFGLGVSTGIDLPSEYLGKLEYKDENETPLARLVYASFGQQGKYTAMQLAQFTATLASRGKRMEPHLVNKITDSDGTIVKKIEPKVLNELNFKQEHWNEVISGMKTDVSAFNGFPYDFARKTGTSEQSYRGKMIDNGVFIAFAPRENPKLAVAVVVPEGGFGSMSAAPIARKIFDAYDQEYGLDGVPKKAKQTETEQNSPVNP, from the coding sequence ATGAAAAAAGTGTATTCAGATGATCCGCGCGAGCAGGAAATAGAGCTGCAGCGTCATTTTAATATTCGCCTCAATTTATTTTTTTTCAGCGCGTTTGCGATTTTTACGGTGATCATCGTCCGGCTGGCTATTCTGCAGTTTGTGGAAGGGCCGACGCTGGCCCAGCAGGGAACAGGCCTTAGAGTGAAGGATGTTCCGCTGCCGCCGACGCGGGGAACGATCTATGCAGCCGGCGGCGAGAAGCTGGCTTATTCTACGCCGGTGCAATCTTTGTATATCACGCTGCAGAAGGACTACAGCAAGAACTCGACACGGGGGAAAGAGAATCGTCCTGAAGCTATAGCTTTGGCAGAGAAGCTGAAGGAGGCCTTTGATAAATACGGCGATCCGAACGGTACGCCGATGACGCTTGATGACATCGTCGATGCCATGGATTTGGAATACCGGCGCGCCAACGGCTTTGCGCCCCGCCGGATCAAGATTGATCTGACGGACCAGGAGATCGCTTATTTCCTGGAGCGCAAGGATCAGTTCCCGGGACTCGATATCGTAGAGGAGAGCATTCGCCATTATGACGAGGACCGGGTTGCCGTCCAGACGATCGGCTATCTGCGGAAGTTCAGCTCTACGCTGGACGTATCCTGGTACGATTCGGTCCGGGAAACGATGGCCGCCGAGAACAAAGATCCCGGGCTGGAGTATACGGCAGAGGAATTTGTGGGCTTCGACGGATTGGAGATGCAGTACCAGCATGAGCTCCGCGGCAAGAACGGGTACAAAAGCGTTCCGATTGACCCGCGAAACATGGCGACGGGCATTCCGGAGCTGACCGCTCCGCAGAAGGGGTATGATTTGCATACGACGATCAACAAGAATGTCCAGTTAACCGCCCAGCAGGCCATCACCGACCAGCTGAAGTGGCTGCACACCAATCCGGTATCCGGCAAGCTGCACCCTAATGCAAAGACAGGTTATGCCGTAGCTATGGAGGTAGAGACTGGCAACATCATCGCGATGGCCAGCATGCCTGATTACGACTCGAACGTATGGAAGAGCGGCGGCGTGAGCGGCGAGGTGTGGAAGGAAATCGAGAATAGCTATAAGAACGGGACGATTACTCCGTTCGGTTCAGGCCGCTCGGGCCACAACTTCGAATCAACCATCCTGCTCGGATCAACAATTAAGCCGCTATCTGTGCTGATTGGATTAAATGAAGGGTTGTTCACAACGAATACAACCTACAATGACAGAGGGATCGCCTATTTTGGGCGTAACGACTCCTCCAGAGTAAGAAACTCCGGAAGCCATGCTTATGGCTCGATGGACCCGTCTAGAGCCATTTATAAATCCTCGAACACCTTTATGGTCGATATGGTCGGGAAGAGGCTGTACAACAAATACGGTGCTGAAGGAATCGACGTATGGGATAAGTACATGAAGGATTTCGGACTTGGCGTATCAACCGGCATCGATTTGCCCTCCGAATATTTGGGCAAGCTCGAATACAAGGATGAGAACGAGACGCCGCTGGCGAGACTGGTCTATGCTTCTTTTGGCCAGCAGGGAAAATATACCGCCATGCAGCTGGCTCAATTCACGGCTACCCTGGCGAGCCGCGGCAAGCGGATGGAGCCGCATCTCGTCAACAAAATTACCGATTCCGATGGCACCATCGTCAAGAAAATCGAGCCTAAGGTTCTGAATGAATTGAACTTCAAACAGGAGCACTGGAACGAGGTAATCAGCGGGATGAAGACGGATGTCTCCGCATTCAACGGCTTCCCTTATGATTTTGCCCGCAAGACTGGAACATCAGAGCAGAGCTATCGTGGCAAAATGATCGATAATGGTGTATTTATCGCCTTTGCACCGCGGGAGAATCCTAAGCTTGCTGTAGCAGTTGTTGTCCCTGAGGGCGGGTTCGGCTCAATGAGCGCCGCGCCGATCGCGCGGAAAATCTTCGACGCGTACGATCAGGAATACGGATTGGACGGCGTACCGAAGAAAGCAAAACAAACGGAAACGGAGCAGAATTCGCCTGTTAACCCGTGA
- a CDS encoding transglutaminase-like domain-containing protein, giving the protein MTEIWIDGLREYNMISALLMLIMAISILQGLLRGASRSAGRLFTLFSGGLLSLLSLVFSVPFTMWIAPRVQQWLSGYAPPLRELSKWEQLYYTLVTAVRDFPLMRLAVVFILSYWLIRSIMGLVCAFAFGSDSLFGRIASGREGTASLLSRLAGAGIGGVIGAARCLMVIAVLFILVTLFPNSSFSRYVEASPVYQQGARTVIEPLTGELIKDKLPVFTRGVGEELEGILQRRYEVIDAEIPRDIEQTAAAITVGARSDEEKARLLYEWIGTRVAYDYDKVRDYEEKGIWNEQTPQMTYDSKRGVCIDYSRLYAVMARSLGLQVKVVTGLGYDGRGGYGPHAWNEVYLSEKDVWVPLDATWARSGDWFNPPAFNDTHIADKVI; this is encoded by the coding sequence ATGACGGAAATCTGGATAGACGGGTTGCGGGAATACAACATGATTTCCGCCTTGCTCATGCTCATTATGGCTATTTCAATACTGCAAGGCCTGCTGCGGGGGGCTTCCCGCTCGGCAGGCCGGCTCTTTACGCTTTTTAGCGGCGGGCTGCTGTCACTGCTCAGCTTGGTGTTCTCTGTTCCGTTCACGATGTGGATTGCTCCGAGGGTGCAGCAGTGGCTAAGCGGCTATGCCCCGCCTTTGCGGGAGCTCTCGAAATGGGAGCAGCTTTATTATACGTTAGTTACGGCGGTAAGGGATTTTCCGTTAATGCGCCTTGCCGTTGTATTCATACTCAGTTACTGGCTAATTCGTTCGATCATGGGGCTTGTCTGCGCCTTTGCATTCGGGAGCGATTCCTTATTCGGACGGATTGCTTCGGGCCGTGAAGGAACTGCATCGTTGCTCAGCCGCCTAGCGGGAGCTGGAATCGGCGGGGTCATAGGAGCTGCGCGCTGCCTGATGGTTATCGCAGTGTTGTTCATCCTGGTGACCTTGTTTCCGAACAGCAGCTTCAGCCGCTACGTTGAGGCCTCTCCCGTATACCAGCAAGGAGCCCGGACCGTTATCGAGCCTCTTACCGGTGAGCTGATCAAGGACAAGCTTCCGGTATTTACCCGGGGAGTCGGGGAGGAGCTAGAGGGGATTCTGCAGCGGCGCTACGAGGTTATCGATGCAGAAATTCCCCGCGACATCGAACAGACTGCAGCCGCAATCACGGTAGGGGCAAGGAGCGACGAGGAGAAGGCGCGCCTGCTCTATGAATGGATCGGGACAAGAGTAGCCTATGATTACGATAAGGTCCGGGATTATGAGGAGAAGGGCATTTGGAACGAGCAGACGCCGCAAATGACCTATGACAGCAAGCGGGGAGTGTGCATCGATTATTCCCGGTTGTATGCGGTGATGGCCCGTTCGCTGGGGCTGCAGGTCAAAGTCGTAACAGGGCTTGGATATGACGGCCGCGGCGGCTATGGCCCTCATGCCTGGAACGAGGTATATCTGTCCGAGAAGGACGTTTGGGTTCCGTTGGACGCGACTTGGGCAAGAAGCGGGGACTGGTTCAATCCGCCCGCATTTAATGATACCCATATCGCGGATAAAGTAATTTAA
- a CDS encoding MFS transporter — MKMAFWLYFFLFLAFFDLHAQYPILTPFALSIGAAPVFIGWMMGIYALTHLPGNLIAGQGVDKHGSKGYMIFSLISAGIILLLQAQVTEPWQLLVLRSISGFVLAFLSPACLALLASLSKDPVGQGKLMAGHGVVHTLASVVSPAAGAFLVAQSGYAMTFQSLGWLLIVTGIIAIFMVHEPRPTGIRSTGAVLKNEHGPAVFQVIPFRYFLLPFAVSCSQGILFFELPLQLGGTEGIMHTGIHFSIISLGALVTLSMLFLSHYSPYLRTHLGILGLALSFFSLAALDTVPLAMSLFALGIAKGVVYPAMSSLFIDLSGGERLGTVFSLQSIAMSVGSFVGPIAAGAIHGSFSPYFAAFLLLMSVIILVPPARKKGLSLPPLPTPTNLR, encoded by the coding sequence ATGAAAATGGCATTTTGGCTCTACTTTTTTTTGTTCCTCGCTTTCTTTGATTTGCATGCGCAATACCCGATTCTAACCCCCTTCGCCCTTTCCATAGGCGCAGCTCCCGTGTTCATCGGCTGGATGATGGGAATTTACGCGCTCACGCATCTGCCCGGCAACCTGATTGCCGGACAGGGGGTCGACAAGCACGGGAGCAAAGGCTACATGATCTTCAGCCTGATCTCCGCCGGAATCATCCTGCTGCTGCAGGCTCAGGTTACTGAGCCGTGGCAGCTCCTCGTTCTCCGCTCCATCAGCGGTTTTGTGCTGGCGTTTTTATCTCCGGCCTGTCTGGCTCTGCTCGCTTCGCTATCTAAAGATCCCGTCGGCCAAGGCAAGCTGATGGCCGGACATGGCGTAGTGCATACGCTCGCCTCCGTTGTCTCCCCTGCAGCTGGCGCCTTTCTGGTCGCGCAAAGCGGCTACGCTATGACCTTCCAGTCCCTGGGCTGGCTGCTGATCGTTACGGGGATCATCGCCATATTTATGGTTCATGAGCCCCGCCCTACAGGCATTCGAAGCACAGGGGCCGTTCTCAAGAACGAACACGGGCCCGCGGTATTTCAGGTAATTCCCTTCAGGTATTTCTTATTGCCCTTCGCCGTTTCCTGTTCGCAGGGAATATTGTTCTTCGAGCTCCCGCTGCAGCTCGGGGGCACAGAAGGGATTATGCATACTGGCATTCATTTTTCGATTATCAGCCTGGGAGCCTTGGTCACCCTGTCAATGTTGTTCCTAAGCCACTACTCCCCCTATTTGCGGACACATCTAGGAATATTGGGCCTCGCCCTGTCTTTCTTCTCCCTTGCGGCACTGGATACCGTTCCGCTCGCTATGTCGCTATTCGCGCTCGGGATTGCCAAAGGCGTTGTGTATCCTGCGATGTCATCCCTGTTCATTGATCTGAGCGGCGGAGAGCGGCTAGGAACGGTATTCTCCCTGCAATCGATCGCCATGTCGGTAGGTTCCTTCGTTGGTCCCATTGCCGCCGGGGCGATTCACGGCTCGTTTTCTCCCTATTTTGCCGCTTTCCTGCTCTTGATGAGCGTTATTATCCTGGTGCCGCCAGCGCGCAAAAAGGGTCTAAGCCTTCCGCCGCTGCCCACGCCGACAAACCTCCGCTAA